The window GTGAGCGCCACCCGGCCCTCCAGGGGCAGGGCCGGGTGGCAGCAGGCGAAGATCAGGCGCAGCAGGTCGCCGTCGGGATCCTCCGGTTCGACGCCGGTCCAACCGGCGCCGGTGTCCACGACGGCGGCCGCCTCGGCGGCCGGGTCGGCGGAGGCCGCCGGGGCGAGCCGCTCGGTGAGCCGCGCCGCGGCCATCACCTTCTCCGCCTCGACCTTGCGCCGCCGCAACCGGTCCAGCGCACGGTTGCGCGCGGTGCTGGTGAGCCATGCGCCGGGACGGTCTGGCACGCCGTCGCGCTGCCAGGTGCGCAGCGCGATCGCGAACGCCTCCTGGGCGCAGTCCTCCGCGAGGTCGAGGTCGCCCGTGCTGCGGGCGACGGCGGCGAGCACGCGGCCCCACTCGTCGCGGAAGGCGACGGTGACCGCGTGCCCGACGTCGGTCACGCCTCGGCGCCGTCGAGGTCGAGCGGCCAGAACGGGCGCAGCTCGAGCGCGCCCGTGAACGCCATCGGGTGGGCGGCCGCGATCCGGATGGCCTCGTCGAGGTCGGGGGCGTCGAGGATGTCGAAGCCCGCGATGACCTCCTTGGTCTCGGTGAACGGGCCGTCGGTGACGACCACCTCGCCGGACCGCACCTGCACGCCGACGGCATCGGCGGGCGGCCGCAGCCGGTCACCGATGATCGCGCGGCCGGTGTCGTAGGTGTCGCGGACCCAGTTCTCGATGGTGGGTACGTCGCCCGGGTCGGCCGGGGCGTCGGGGGTGGACAGGACGAGCATGAGGTAACGCATGGTGTGCTCCCTTCCGGGGAGGTCCCCGGACTCATGGTGGCGCGGACCGGTCGGCCGCGTCACCCTGACGACGAACGGGAATCCGCCTGCACGACACCCCGAGCAAAGCTCACACGACGGCGACCTCGAAGCCCTCGGACTCCAGCCGCTCCACGACCGCCGCCCGGTGGTCGGTGCCCTTGGTCTCGAGCTGCAGGTTGACCGAGACCTCGGACACCGAGAGCGAGACGTCGGTGCGTGTGTGGTCGACCGCCACGATGTTGGCCCCGGCCGCGGCGATGGTCTCCACGAGCCGGGCGAGCGCACCCGGCCGGTCCGTCAGCCGCACCTGCAGCTTCAGGTATCGCCCCGCCGCGACGAGGCCGTGCTGCACCACACGGAGCAGCACGAGCGGGTCGATGTTCCCGCCCGACAGCACGGCGACGACCGGTCCCTCGAACACGCCGGGCCCGGCGGCCATGATGCCCGCGACGCCGGCCGCTCCCGCGGGCTCGACCATCAGCTTCGAGCGCTCCAGCACCGCCAGCAGCGCGCGCGAGAGCTGGTCCTCGGTGACCGTCCGCACCTCGACGCCCTGCTTCTGCACGATCCCGAACGGCACGTCGCCCGGCAGCCCCACGGCGATGCCGTCGGCCATGGTGGAGCCGAGCACACCCGCTATGGGTTTGCCGGCCTTCAGCGACCCCGGGTAGGCCGCAGCCGACGCCGCCTGCACACCCACTACCTTCACGTGCGGCGCGATCTCGGCGAGCACGGCCGCGATCCCGGCGACGAGCCCGCCTCCGCCCAGCGGCACGACGACGGTCGCGACGTCCGGCACCTGCTGGAGGATCTCCAGGGCAACGGTGCCCTGGCCGGCCACGACGTCGACGTGGTCGAACGGGTGGATGAGTACCCGGCCCGACCGCGCGGCCTCGACCCGGGCGGCGGCGAGCGCCTCGTCCACGGACGAGCCGACCATCCGCACCTCAGCCCCGTAGCCGCGGGTCGCGGCAACCTTGGGCAGGGCGGCGTCGACCGGCATGTAGACGACGGTGCTGATGCCGAGCATCCCGGCGGCGAGCGCGACGCCCTGCGCGTGGTTCCCGGCCGAGGCCGCCACGACGCCGCGCTCCCGTTCAGCGGCGGACAGCCGCGAGAGCCGCACGTACGCACCGCGGACCTTGAAGGACCCGGCACGCTGCAGGTTCTCGCACTTGAGCAGCACCTTTGTGCCGGCGATCGTGGAGAGCGCACGGCTCTCGGTGACAGGGGTACGAGTGATGACGCCGTCGAGCAGGTCGGCGGCAGCGCGGGCGTCGTCGGCGGTCACCGTGAGGTGGCCGCCGTAGGACTCCAGGTCGAACGGATCCAAGGGCACAGCGGGCATGTTGCCCGACTGCGCCCCCAGATGCACGTTCAGCGCTTCGGATCACCCTCCGGCGCGTCCCGGTTCTCGTCGCTGCCGACGTCGGCGAGCGCCGTCTCGGTGACCGCTCCGGTGGTGGCGGAGGCTCCGCGGCGCAGCCGGATCGGTGGCGCGTCGGCGGCGCGCCATCGGATCGGCAGGGCGTCCTCGTCGCCGAGCTCGGGGAACTTGTCGTGCCCGTTCAGGTACAGGATCACGGTGTTCAGCACGGCTACCAGCGGCACGGCGAACAGGGCGCCCACGATGCCCGCGGCGTACGACCCGGCAGCCACGGCGAGGATCACCGCCACCGGGTGCAGCGAGACGGCCTGGCCCATGAGGAACGGCTGCAGCGCGTGCGACTCGATCTGCTGCACCAGCAGCACCACGCCGAGCATGATGAGGGCCGCGACCCAGCCGTTCGAGACAAGCACCACGACGACTGCGATGGCGCCCGTGACGATGGCACCGACCACCGGTACGAACGACCCGACGAACACGAGGATGCCGATCGGCAGGGCGAGCGACGGGACGAAGAACACCGCGCCGATCCCGATACCGACGGCGTCCACGGCGGCGACGAGGATCTGCGTGCGGGTGTAGGCGGCCAGGGTGACGGCGCCGCGGCGGCCTGCCTGGTTTACCTGTTCACGGGAGGACCGCGGGAGCAGGCCGACGATCCAGCCCCAGATGCCGCGCGGGTCGTGCAGGAAGAAGAACGTGCAGAACAGCGCGATCAGCGCGCCGACCAGGACGCTGCCCGCGGTGGCGGCGGCGCCGAGGGCACCGCTCACGATGGCACCCTGCTGCGCTTCGAGCTGGTCGAGGATGTCCTGGCTGTAGCTCTGCAGCTGGTCCTCCAGCCCGAACGTCGCCGAGAGCTGGGACCACAGCTCGTTGAAGCCGCTGACGGCCTGGGTGCGCAGGTCGGCGAACCCGTTGGCGATCGACTGACCGGCCAGGGTGATCAGGCCGGCGACCACCACGATCAGGCCGACCAGCGAGAGCCCGGCGGAAAGTGCCCGCGGGAGGCGCAGCCGCTCGTTCAGCAGGCGCCGCACCGGCGTCAGCATGATTGTCAGCAGCAGGGCCACCGCGACCGGGATCACGATGGTCTTGAGCAGGGCCAGGAGCCACAGTGCCGCGGCGACGAACGCCCCGATGAGCAGGATGCGCCACGACCAGGAGGCGGCAGCGCGGATCGCCGGCGGGACCGCCCCTGCCTCGTCGCTGTGTGGCGTGCTGATCTGGTCTGACGTCACGCTGGTCTCCTCGTTCTGCGGCACGGTTCAAACCTTAGGGGAGCACACCGACACGCCCCTGGCCTGCCCACGCGCCGCACGGAAGGTACACGGTGCGCTCACCGGTCCGACAGATGTCGGAAGGAACACCCGACACGTGACCGAAGACGGCGCGCCCCGGCGCTCGTAGCCTCGCGGCACGGCCCGCTCCGGGCCGTGTCCCGGACGACCCCGGAGGGCGGCCCGCATGAGGCTCCGATCTGGCTCACCACTGACCCACGGATCCTTGGCCGCAGGACCGGTCTTCCGGTGGACGGCGGCCGTCGCCGCCGTGACCGCGATCGCCGTCTCGCTCACCCTTCCCCTCGCGGAGGCGACGTCGACCACGGAGGCGACCGACCCGGCGTCGGGCAGCCCGATCGCCGCGCCTGACCCCCAGGACTGGAAGGACCAGGCCGACATGACCTGGGAGGACTACACCCCGGTGCGGCCTGCGGAGTGGAATTCGGCTCAGGACTCGCAGGGCAGCGAGGTGCAGTACCGGACCGCCGTGATCCTGGTGGAGTTCGAGGACCAGCCGTTCCTCATCACGCAGGACCCGCAGTCGCACCCGTTCGGCAACCCGCAGAGCGGGTTCCAGCCGGTAGCGCCCGGGGACGTGAGCCAGTGGTTCTACGACTACTACGCCACGCCGAACGAGTACAACGGCGGTCAGACCCTGCACGGGTACTGGATGGAGGACAGCCACGGCAAGATCGGCGTCGACGTCGAGGTGTTCGGCCCGTACGAACTGCCCGGCAAGTTGCACGAGTACGGGTACAGCGGCTCGTTCAACGCGCCGATCGAGGAGTTCTGCCCGCAGGGCGACGACTGCACCAAGGACATCCGGACGGCCGGTTTCGCAGCCTGGCACGAGGACATGGGCGGCTGCGCGGAGCGGCTCTGCGGCTTCGACAACGCCTTCTGGGTGACGGCGGGGCACGACGAGTCCTCCACGTGGGAGGAGTTCGGGCAGATGATGTTCGAGTCCCCCGAGGAGATCCCGGACGCGCTGGGACCGCCGCGCGACGCGAACGGCGAGCCGCCGCTCAACCAGAACGGCGACCCCATGCCGAACTGGGCACCCACCCGGTACGTAGACTGGACCTCGTGGCGAGCGGCGGCCAACCACTGGCCCAACGCCGGCGACGGCACCTCGACCCAGGCGGAGAGCTCGGGTCTCAGCGTGTTCGCGCACGAGTTCAGCCACCTGCGCGACCTGCCGGACAACTACAACAACCCGTTCGCGGACAACACCCGCGCCTACACCGGCTACTGGGAGATGATGAGCCGCGGCACGTTCAACGGCCCCGGTGGCACCCACAACCGGTGGCAGATCCCGAACGCCGGCGGCTCCGCGCTCGGGCCGCACCACATGCTCCACTTCAAGCAGGACCTGGGTGTGCTCACCGCGGACGACCAGGTCCTGGTGACCCGGTCCGAGCTGGCAGAGCAAGGCCCGGCGGTCGCGACCCTGAAGGCCCGCTCCTCGGTGCCGGACGGCGACAAGGTCGGCCTCGAGGTGACGCTCGACGGCGGGTACACCCCCGGTCAGTGCGCCGCCGACATCCCGGAGGGCGCGGACTTCTGGTGCCCGGACGGCACGAGCTGGACCGACTTCACGATGGAGGTCACCGACCGGGTTGGCAACGACTCGTTCACCGCCGGCCACGGTGTGCTCCTCGCGCAGAACCAGCCCAACGACTTCCCGAGCGAGTGGGTAGTAGACGCCAACCCCGAGAACATCAACCGCATCGACTACTACCGCCCGGACGGCACCCCCGTCCCGGTGGTGCGCGGCGATCCCCGCCAGCTCGACGACGGCACGTTCCACGCGGGCACCGGGTCGGGCAGCGCGTACGAGTACGTGGACGAGCCCAACAACCTGCACGTGTACGTGCTGGACGCCGCGCGCGACGACGAGGGCGCGCTGACCTACGACGTCGCGGTGCGTAACCTCTCGGCCGCGGGGGCGTTCGAGCGCGGGGCACGGCTCGGCCGGGCCGAGCAGCACCCCGTCGGCGACGGCACCACGCTGGTGAACGTGCCCCTGCGGAACACGGGCGAGGCCGGCGACGGCGTGTTCGGCTCGGACGTCTACCGGATCTCGGCCTCCGTCAGGGGCCGGGGCTGGGACGTGACGCTCCCCTACGAGGTCACGGCCGTAGAGGCGGGTGGCACCCTGCCCGTCTCCGCCTATGCGACGGCGTCCGACGGCGCGGCGCGGACCGCGACCCTGACGCTGACCGTCACGAGCGAGTCCGACCCGAGCGTCACGAAGACCGTCCGGGTGCCGCTGCGGGCCACGCCGCCGAGCGTGCGCTCCCTGTCCGGACTGGTGGACGACTACCAGGACCGCGGCGTGCTCACCCGTAGCGAGACCCGCCGGCTGGAGGCGCTGCTGCGGACCGCGAGCCACGGGTCCGGCCCCGCGGCGGACGCGGCGCTCGCACGGTTTGCGCAGGAAGCGGCGGGGCTCGCCGACGTCGGGCAGCGCAACCTCGCCGCCGCAGCGCTCTCCGCTGCGGCCGGCGACGTGCGGGACGCGGAGTGACCCTGAGGTCCATCAGCTCGGGGCGCCGGGCGGTCCTGCGCGGCGTTGGCCTTGCTGTGGGCCTTGGGCTGGCTGGGCTGCTCACCGGGTGCTCCGGCGTCGCCGCCGGCGCCGAGACCCAGACGCTGCGCCTGGTGGTCCCGGACGCGAACATCCGCACGCCGTCCGACCCTTGCTCGGGGGCGCGCGCCTTCCGGTACGCGCACCCGGAGGCCGCCTACGAGGTGGTCGCCGGCGACGTCGTGCTCGCCGCCGGAGCGCTCCCCGAGGGACGGGCCGAGAAGGCGTTCTCGATCGACCTCGGGTCCGAGCGGCAGCCCACGGTCTGCGTGATGTCGCTCGTGGTGCCGGCCTCGGTCGACCTGGCGGACGCCGAGCTGATGATCGGCGAGCATGGACCCGTGCCCATCGTGCCCAACCCCGCCTTCGACGACGCGCCCGAGGCGGTGCTGCGATGAGGAACGCGCTCGCGGCCCTGCTCACGGCGCTGCTCCTCGCGACCTCCCTCGCGGGCTGCGCCGGAACTCCGCGGGGCCAGCTACCCGGCCCGGTTCCCTCGGGCGTCGAGTTCCGCGCCGCGCCGGCCGACGCTCCTCCGGCGCCCGGGCTCAGCCTGGAGCTGACCGATGGAACCACGCTGGACCTGGCCGAGCAGTGGCACGAGCGGCCCGTCGTCCTGGTGTTCTTCGAGACCTGGTGCACCCGTTGCGAGGCTCAGCAGGGCCCGATCAACAACGTGGTCGAGGAGTACACGGACGAGGTGCTGTTCGTCGGCGTCGCAAACCTCTCGGATGCCGACGACGTCGCGGCCTACGTCGAGGAGAACGACATCACCTACCCCGTCGCAGTGGACCCGACCGGCGACGCGTGGCTCATGTACGCGGTCGCCGAGGCGCCGCTCGTGGCGCTGGTCAGCAAGGACGGGAGCCTGCTGCGCGGCTGGCCCGAGGGTGTGACGGGGCGCGAGCTCAGCACGACGATCGCGGACCTAGCGGTGGGCTGAGCTCAGGATCCGGCCAGCCGCCCTGCGGCCCGGGCGACCTTGAGCGCCAGGTGCAGGGCGAGGCGCTCCGTGCCGTCCTTCAGGTCGGTCCCGGCTAGCAGCTCGACGCGCTGCAGCCGGTAGTAGAGCGAGGTGCGGTGCAGGTGCAGGGCCTCGGCCGTCGCCTGTGCGCTGCACGCGAGCTCCAGGTACGTCTCCAGCGTGTGCAGCAGGGGCGCGGCCTCCGGCAGGTCGAGCAGCGCTTCGAGGCCGGGGTGCACCGCCACGCCGTCGGCGGCAAGTCGCGCGGCCACCACGTCGAGGGAGCCGACCGCCGTCGCGGGGGTGGACTCCGGCCGGGCCAGGAGGCGGACCTTCGGAACGCCAGCGGGGCGGACGACTCCGGGCAATACCTCCGGCGCCGTGGGAACGAACGTGACGAGCACGTCCCCCGTGTCCAGCCGCAGTACGACTTCGCTGTCCACGACCCTCCCCCGTCTCGGCCTCGACCCGGGGACTCTATTGGAGTTTTCGGGTGAATCTCAAGGGCGGTTCCTGGGCAGTTCCTGGTCGAGACTCAGTCGCCTTGGCCGTCCAGCTTCCGCTTCTGCGGGTGGACGGTCTCGCCCCGCTCCAGCATGCCGACAAACTTGGCGACGTTCCGCGCCCTGGTCTCCGGCTTCTTGACGGCCGTGATCCGGAACAGGATCGCGAACCGGTTCTGGGCCGTGAGGATCTCGAACATCGCCGCCGCGCGCGGGCTGGCCGCGAGCGCCTCGGTGAGGTCGGGCGGCACTTCGAAGTTCTTGCTGCCCTCGTACGCGACCTCCCATCGACCGTCGGCCTTCGCCTTGTCGATCTCCTCCTGGCCGCGGGCGCGCATGCGGCCCTCGGTGATCAGGCGGTCCACGATCCGCACGTTCCGTGCCGACCAGCGGCTGCGCGACCTGCGGGGGCAGAACCGCTGCAGAGACGTGCTGTCGTCCCGGCCGCGGGCCTGTGCGTCGATCCATCCGCTGCACAGCGCCTCGTCGAGCGCCTCGTCGCGGGTCAGGCTCGTCGGCCCGGCCTTCCCCTTGCGCGCGAGGATCAGCCAGACGCCGTCCGACATCGCCTCGTGCTCGTCGAGCCAGGCGCGCCAGGCGGCGGCGTCGGTGATCAGCAGCTCGGGGTCGGTGTCGGCCATGGAGAGGACGCTACGCCGGACCACTGACATCGCGGCCGTCCCTCGGCCCGAACGCTCGCAGCGCATCGGCGTCGCTGTTGGCCGACGTCACGTACTCCCGCGCCCACTCCTCCGCAGCGGGATACGCGCTTCCGGCGGCGACAGCGGCCACGGCGGCCTCGACGTCGACGGGCGTGTGCCGCAGCTCGACCTGGCCGTCCCGCAGGAGCGCCCACGACCCGCCCGCGCGGCCGTACGGCATGCCGATGCTGCCCGGGTTGATGCACAGGCGCCGGTCGACGAGTCGCACGAACGGCATGTGGGTGTGGCCCATGACGACGGTCGCGACGGCGGGGTCGAGCCCGCCGAGCACCTCGGCCCAGCGCTCCAGGGAGGAGTCGACGAGCACCACCTCCTCGTCGTCGCGCGGGGTGGCGTGGCAGAACAGGACCCGGCCGAAACCACGGACGGTCAGCTCCGCGGGATACGGCAGGCCGGCGAGCAGTGCGACGTCGTCGTGTCGAAGCTGGGCCGCGGCCCAGGGCGCTACCGGATCGGGGATGTCCGTGGTGCCGCCCCGGGCGAGCGACACGAGCTCACGGTCCGCGTTCCCGCGCACCAGCAGGGCCCGGTCGCCCAGGGACCGGAGGCGGTCCAGCACCTCGACGGGCTGCGGGCCGGCGGCGTGGTCACCGGTGACGACCACGCGGTCGGCGGCGACCACGTCGGGCTCCGCGAGGACCGCCTCCAGGACGGGCAGGACCCCGTGGATGTCCGACAGGACGGCTACCGCTGAGACCTCGCTGTTCATGTGCCGACCTTGGCGCCTGCCTCGCGGCCGTACCACTGGGATCTGCCGTCGGCAGAATGAGCAGACGCGCTCGCGCCGTAGCGGAAAGTGATCTAGAGTATAAGCAATAGGCAGGAAAGGTGTCTGATGCTTATCACCGAACCCTGGTCAACTATCGCCGAGCGGTTAGGGCTGGTCGCCACCGCACCGTCATCGGAGAGCGACGCTGACGTCGTACTCAGGGGCGTCGACTGGCCGACCACCGCCTATCGCATCAAGGTCTTTCCCACGCCGCTCCGTCCGGCGGGAATCCACAGTCATGCGGCGGCGGCACGCAAACAAGGCCTTCGACTCCTGGTCGTCGTTCCCACCGCGAGTGCCGGTGTCAGGCGGGCCGCACTGGACGAGAACGTGTCGCTACTCGTCGTCCCCTCGTCACCACGAACTCCTGTCACAGGTTTCTTGTACTCGTCGGCCGGGTTGCGCAACCTGGCGGATCCCGTCACCGCATCGGAACCGGGCAGACGTCCGGGTCGCGTTCCCTGGGCGACGTACGCCGTCGGGTTTGAACTGCTCGAGACGCCCGACGTGTCGCAATACGCCCTGGCGCAGCGGATCGGCGTCACACAACCACGAGTCAGCCAGGCGCTACGGGATATGGGTGCCGCGATTCGACGCACCCGTACCGGATGGGAGGCGCAGTCACCTGACGAACTCGCCGACTGGCTCCTGTCCCGCTATCCATGGCGACCGAAGATGGCAACCTCCTGGCTCACCCTCGATGCACCTGTGGCCGCCGCCCAACGCACCGCGGCCCATCTGACGGAGCAGGGCATCGAGCATGCGATCGGCGGCGACGTCGCAGCCGACTCGTTCGCACCCTGGTCCCGGCCAGCAACCGCCTGGATCTGGACGACAACACCCGTCGATCTCCAGGAGACCAGCGCCACCCCGACGACTGCGGGAGCAGCAAACCTCTTCCTCGCCGTCTCCGACGACCCGTACCTCCTGAAGTCGGCCAGGCGTGCTGAGAACGGTGCCTCAATGCTCCCACCATGGCGAGTGTGGATCGACCTCGTCCATCAGGGACACGACGACGCCGCCCTCGCCCTCCGCCGACACCTCGCAGCGCAAGGAACTTCCACATGACCACTCTCCAACTAGCTTCGCCGTCCGTCGCGACCGACGGCGCCTGGCTCGCGGCAGCCGACGTCGCCGCGATCAGCGCGTCGCTCGGTATCGAGTACCGCTTCGTCCGCGGCGACCCCGACGAGCGACGCGTCATCGATGTGCTCGTCCCGTCGTCTGGCGGCAAGCACCAACCCAATCAGCAGCTTGGTTCCCTGGTCGTTGATGCTGTGCCCGGCCTGTCGCTCGCTCTCGCTCTACCTGCCACGGAAGTGGTTCTGGCCGCCCACCTGAGCACGGGGAGGACCGTTGACCTGTCCCTGCTGCTCCCCGACGTTCGCGCCGCGCTCATCCTCAAGTCGTATGCATACCGGGAACGCCTCACGGACCGGGACGCCGTCGACGTCTGGAGGCTTCTCGAGTCCGCGGAAAACGCGGGTCTCGAAGCCAGCGACTGGCCTCCCCGTGTGAGCGGGCGCGAGGCGGCGGCGTACCTGCACCAGTTCTTCGGCGCCGCTGGCGCACCAGGCGCACGGCGGGCATCGCCAGCACCTGCCACGCAGGCACGAGTTCGTCTCCTTGTGCAGAAACTCGTACCCAGGCCAGAGTGAGAGCGGCGGACCGCCACCGCTCTCGCCGGCGTTGTCCCGTTCCCGGGCGCCGCCTGACGCACCCGGCCGGCCCGCGGGAGTGTCAGAGTGACCCCGTAGGGTCGGCCGCATGATCCGAATGCCCGCTACCGAGCGCTCCGTCACCAACGAGGACTGGTACGCCCGCGACCTGTCCGGCGAGGAACACGCGGCGACGCTGTTCGCCGACGTG is drawn from Promicromonospora sp. Populi and contains these coding sequences:
- a CDS encoding YciI family protein; the protein is MRYLMLVLSTPDAPADPGDVPTIENWVRDTYDTGRAIIGDRLRPPADAVGVQVRSGEVVVTDGPFTETKEVIAGFDILDAPDLDEAIRIAAAHPMAFTGALELRPFWPLDLDGAEA
- a CDS encoding metallophosphoesterase; its protein translation is MNSEVSAVAVLSDIHGVLPVLEAVLAEPDVVAADRVVVTGDHAAGPQPVEVLDRLRSLGDRALLVRGNADRELVSLARGGTTDIPDPVAPWAAAQLRHDDVALLAGLPYPAELTVRGFGRVLFCHATPRDDEEVVLVDSSLERWAEVLGGLDPAVATVVMGHTHMPFVRLVDRRLCINPGSIGMPYGRAGGSWALLRDGQVELRHTPVDVEAAVAAVAAGSAYPAAEEWAREYVTSANSDADALRAFGPRDGRDVSGPA
- a CDS encoding AI-2E family transporter, giving the protein MPQNEETSVTSDQISTPHSDEAGAVPPAIRAAASWSWRILLIGAFVAAALWLLALLKTIVIPVAVALLLTIMLTPVRRLLNERLRLPRALSAGLSLVGLIVVVAGLITLAGQSIANGFADLRTQAVSGFNELWSQLSATFGLEDQLQSYSQDILDQLEAQQGAIVSGALGAAATAGSVLVGALIALFCTFFFLHDPRGIWGWIVGLLPRSSREQVNQAGRRGAVTLAAYTRTQILVAAVDAVGIGIGAVFFVPSLALPIGILVFVGSFVPVVGAIVTGAIAVVVVLVSNGWVAALIMLGVVLLVQQIESHALQPFLMGQAVSLHPVAVILAVAAGSYAAGIVGALFAVPLVAVLNTVILYLNGHDKFPELGDEDALPIRWRAADAPPIRLRRGASATTGAVTETALADVGSDENRDAPEGDPKR
- a CDS encoding M6 family metalloprotease domain-containing protein, with protein sequence MRLRSGSPLTHGSLAAGPVFRWTAAVAAVTAIAVSLTLPLAEATSTTEATDPASGSPIAAPDPQDWKDQADMTWEDYTPVRPAEWNSAQDSQGSEVQYRTAVILVEFEDQPFLITQDPQSHPFGNPQSGFQPVAPGDVSQWFYDYYATPNEYNGGQTLHGYWMEDSHGKIGVDVEVFGPYELPGKLHEYGYSGSFNAPIEEFCPQGDDCTKDIRTAGFAAWHEDMGGCAERLCGFDNAFWVTAGHDESSTWEEFGQMMFESPEEIPDALGPPRDANGEPPLNQNGDPMPNWAPTRYVDWTSWRAAANHWPNAGDGTSTQAESSGLSVFAHEFSHLRDLPDNYNNPFADNTRAYTGYWEMMSRGTFNGPGGTHNRWQIPNAGGSALGPHHMLHFKQDLGVLTADDQVLVTRSELAEQGPAVATLKARSSVPDGDKVGLEVTLDGGYTPGQCAADIPEGADFWCPDGTSWTDFTMEVTDRVGNDSFTAGHGVLLAQNQPNDFPSEWVVDANPENINRIDYYRPDGTPVPVVRGDPRQLDDGTFHAGTGSGSAYEYVDEPNNLHVYVLDAARDDEGALTYDVAVRNLSAAGAFERGARLGRAEQHPVGDGTTLVNVPLRNTGEAGDGVFGSDVYRISASVRGRGWDVTLPYEVTAVEAGGTLPVSAYATASDGAARTATLTLTVTSESDPSVTKTVRVPLRATPPSVRSLSGLVDDYQDRGVLTRSETRRLEALLRTASHGSGPAADAALARFAQEAAGLADVGQRNLAAAALSAAAGDVRDAE
- the ilvA gene encoding threonine ammonia-lyase; translation: MPLDPFDLESYGGHLTVTADDARAAADLLDGVITRTPVTESRALSTIAGTKVLLKCENLQRAGSFKVRGAYVRLSRLSAAERERGVVAASAGNHAQGVALAAGMLGISTVVYMPVDAALPKVAATRGYGAEVRMVGSSVDEALAAARVEAARSGRVLIHPFDHVDVVAGQGTVALEILQQVPDVATVVVPLGGGGLVAGIAAVLAEIAPHVKVVGVQAASAAAYPGSLKAGKPIAGVLGSTMADGIAVGLPGDVPFGIVQKQGVEVRTVTEDQLSRALLAVLERSKLMVEPAGAAGVAGIMAAGPGVFEGPVVAVLSGGNIDPLVLLRVVQHGLVAAGRYLKLQVRLTDRPGALARLVETIAAAGANIVAVDHTRTDVSLSVSEVSVNLQLETKGTDHRAAVVERLESEGFEVAVV
- a CDS encoding YdeI family protein, translating into MADTDPELLITDAAAWRAWLDEHEAMSDGVWLILARKGKAGPTSLTRDEALDEALCSGWIDAQARGRDDSTSLQRFCPRRSRSRWSARNVRIVDRLITEGRMRARGQEEIDKAKADGRWEVAYEGSKNFEVPPDLTEALAASPRAAAMFEILTAQNRFAILFRITAVKKPETRARNVAKFVGMLERGETVHPQKRKLDGQGD
- a CDS encoding TlpA family protein disulfide reductase, with the translated sequence MRNALAALLTALLLATSLAGCAGTPRGQLPGPVPSGVEFRAAPADAPPAPGLSLELTDGTTLDLAEQWHERPVVLVFFETWCTRCEAQQGPINNVVEEYTDEVLFVGVANLSDADDVAAYVEENDITYPVAVDPTGDAWLMYAVAEAPLVALVSKDGSLLRGWPEGVTGRELSTTIADLAVG
- a CDS encoding PucR family transcriptional regulator, which translates into the protein MDSEVVLRLDTGDVLVTFVPTAPEVLPGVVRPAGVPKVRLLARPESTPATAVGSLDVVAARLAADGVAVHPGLEALLDLPEAAPLLHTLETYLELACSAQATAEALHLHRTSLYYRLQRVELLAGTDLKDGTERLALHLALKVARAAGRLAGS